A genomic stretch from Hydrogenimonas urashimensis includes:
- a CDS encoding P-II family nitrogen regulator: MKKIEAIIKPFKLEDVKDALAEAGITGMTVSEVKGYGRQQGHSELYRGAEYVVDFLPKVKLEVVVKAEEVETVTQKIVETARTGKIGDGKIFVSEVEKAIRIRTGEEDEEAL; the protein is encoded by the coding sequence ATGAAAAAGATCGAAGCGATTATCAAACCCTTCAAACTCGAAGACGTCAAGGATGCCCTCGCCGAAGCGGGCATCACCGGGATGACGGTCAGCGAAGTCAAAGGCTACGGCCGTCAGCAGGGCCACAGCGAACTCTACCGCGGTGCCGAGTATGTGGTCGATTTCCTGCCGAAAGTGAAACTCGAAGTCGTCGTCAAAGCCGAAGAGGTGGAGACGGTGACCCAAAAAATCGTCGAGACGGCCCGCACCGGCAAGATCGGCGACGGCAAGATCTTCGTCAGCGAGGTGGAGAAAGCGATCCGCATCCGCACCGGCGAAGAGGACGAAGAGGCGCTTTAG
- a CDS encoding bifunctional protein-serine/threonine kinase/phosphatase, translated as MTSSLFRTSSFSLAKGKELVGDDFAAVKVMEDGVCVGIVCDGVGSADAGAKAAQRAVTYMMNSFKSRPRSWSIEKALRHFIENINTILYHKGLEEYERPEYLTTLSIVVIEEGRLYGANVGDSPIWLQRDGALLQLSVPHTLEEEGMHQVLTQAVGLTPTVDIYLFENNLRAGDRLLLASDGLEAVLSTEEIAQKLSLGATSLVKQASKMVKDDLPDDTTAVVIEVVSESTTCRLKKIDLPIPQKLHKEEVIDAYRLIKPLVANERTWLAEKKGVNYVMKFPPVEAAEDEKLLDLFVREAWNASRLKAGFFPKAVIPRNRTVRYYVMAYEEGLTLKEYIRRRPLPVEEAIQLGKFLLQACQYLLKFDLVHGDIKPENIIVTERRGKRLFKLVDFGSIVEIFSIASRAGTPSYLAPERFRGDPISEQSEIFAIGVTLYEALTGKFPYGEIEPFQTPVFGKPKPLRHFNKTVPAWLESVVMRAIEKERQRRYEVYSEMLWESTHPDKVKPYYPPDISLFEKDPAKVYRILFVVSLFLNIVLSLFIID; from the coding sequence ATGACCTCCTCGCTTTTCCGCACTTCTAGCTTCTCCCTCGCCAAAGGCAAAGAGCTGGTAGGGGACGATTTCGCCGCCGTCAAAGTGATGGAAGACGGTGTCTGCGTGGGCATCGTCTGTGACGGGGTCGGCAGTGCCGATGCCGGCGCGAAGGCGGCCCAGCGGGCTGTCACCTACATGATGAACAGTTTCAAGTCGCGTCCCCGCTCCTGGAGCATCGAAAAAGCCCTCCGCCACTTCATCGAAAACATCAACACCATCCTTTATCACAAAGGGCTGGAGGAGTACGAACGGCCCGAATATCTCACGACGCTCAGTATAGTGGTCATCGAAGAGGGGCGGCTCTACGGTGCCAATGTCGGAGACAGCCCCATCTGGCTGCAGCGGGACGGAGCGCTTTTGCAGTTGAGCGTCCCCCACACTTTGGAAGAGGAGGGGATGCACCAGGTGTTGACCCAGGCGGTGGGCCTGACACCGACGGTGGATATCTACCTTTTCGAGAACAATCTGCGGGCGGGAGACCGGCTGCTGCTGGCCAGCGATGGACTGGAAGCGGTGCTTTCGACCGAGGAGATCGCCCAAAAGCTGTCACTGGGGGCCACGTCGTTGGTGAAACAGGCTAGCAAGATGGTCAAAGACGACCTCCCTGACGATACGACAGCCGTGGTGATAGAAGTGGTATCGGAGAGTACCACCTGTCGGCTCAAGAAGATCGACCTGCCCATTCCGCAAAAGCTGCACAAAGAGGAGGTGATCGACGCATACCGTCTCATCAAGCCTCTGGTCGCCAACGAAAGGACATGGCTGGCGGAAAAGAAAGGCGTCAACTATGTGATGAAATTTCCTCCCGTGGAGGCGGCGGAAGACGAAAAACTGCTGGATCTCTTCGTCCGGGAGGCGTGGAACGCGTCGCGCCTGAAGGCGGGCTTTTTCCCAAAAGCCGTCATCCCCCGCAACCGTACCGTGCGCTACTACGTCATGGCTTACGAAGAAGGGCTGACTCTCAAAGAGTATATCCGGCGCCGCCCCCTGCCGGTGGAAGAGGCGATCCAACTGGGAAAATTCCTGCTGCAGGCGTGTCAGTATCTGCTGAAATTCGACCTGGTTCACGGCGATATCAAGCCCGAAAATATCATCGTCACCGAGCGGCGGGGTAAACGTCTCTTCAAACTGGTCGATTTCGGCTCCATCGTCGAAATTTTCTCCATCGCCTCCCGGGCGGGCACCCCCAGTTATCTGGCGCCGGAGCGCTTCAGAGGCGACCCCATCAGCGAGCAGAGCGAAATCTTCGCCATCGGGGTGACGCTCTACGAAGCGCTGACTGGCAAATTCCCCTATGGGGAGATTGAACCTTTTCAGACGCCGGTTTTTGGCAAGCCGAAACCTTTGCGTCATTTCAACAAAACGGTCCCGGCCTGGCTGGAGTCGGTCGTGATGCGGGCCATCGAAAAGGAGCGACAGCGGCGCTACGAAGTCTACAGCGAGATGCTGTGGGAATCGACCCATCCCGACAAGGTCAAGCCCTACTACCCGCCCGACATCTCCCTTTTCGAAAAAGACCCGGCGAAGGTTTACCGCATTCTTTTTGTCGTTTCGCTTTTTTTGAATATCGTTTTGAGCCTTTTTATTATTGACTGA
- a CDS encoding glycerophosphodiester phosphodiesterase, with the protein MRFIDLFSKPHLIAAHRGDRSRFPENTLAALKGSIGRCDFVEMDIRLTKDKIPVILHDATLKRTSNVKAIEAFKNRAPWRVEDFTLHELKRLDFGSWFYETDPFGTLRSGEAELPPEDERFQKIPTLKEVLEFSKKHAIFLNLEIKDLHRCIRDEALLGIIFEMIRKSRTSSIVMLSSFRRSYLPLCREFDPNIATALLANRPLKNPLGILERLRADALHLSRETVRRSLVRKVRQHGRFVNVFVVNDPKERKRLFEWGVNGVFTDFL; encoded by the coding sequence ATGCGTTTTATAGACCTCTTTTCAAAACCGCATCTCATCGCCGCGCATCGCGGTGACCGCTCCCGCTTCCCCGAAAATACGTTGGCGGCTTTGAAAGGGAGCATCGGCCGATGCGATTTCGTCGAGATGGATATACGTCTTACAAAAGACAAAATCCCCGTCATCCTGCACGACGCCACCCTGAAAAGAACCAGCAACGTCAAGGCGATCGAAGCATTCAAAAACCGTGCACCGTGGCGGGTGGAGGATTTCACCCTGCACGAACTGAAACGGCTCGATTTCGGAAGCTGGTTCTATGAAACGGACCCTTTCGGCACCCTGCGCAGCGGCGAAGCCGAGCTGCCGCCCGAAGATGAGAGATTCCAGAAGATTCCAACGCTTAAAGAGGTACTCGAATTTTCAAAAAAGCACGCCATCTTTCTCAATCTCGAAATCAAAGATTTGCATCGTTGCATTCGGGATGAAGCGCTTCTGGGGATCATTTTTGAGATGATTCGAAAGAGCCGGACCTCATCCATCGTGATGCTCTCCTCTTTTCGCCGGAGCTATCTGCCCCTTTGCAGAGAGTTCGATCCTAACATCGCGACCGCCCTTCTGGCAAACAGGCCTCTTAAAAATCCTTTGGGCATACTCGAAAGACTCCGTGCCGACGCCCTGCACCTCTCAAGAGAGACCGTCCGCCGGTCACTGGTTCGAAAAGTCCGTCAACACGGGCGGTTCGTGAACGTTTTCGTCGTCAATGACCCAAAAGAGAGAAAGCGTCTTTTCGAGTGGGGCGTCAATGGCGTCTTTACAGATTTTTTATGA
- a CDS encoding MFS transporter — MKFGELKTAGHFPTLLAAFLYFDFSFMVWTMLGPLATEISESLAMNGFVLTPSQKATLLSIPILSGAILRIVLGFGVDKFGPKKTALMAQAIVIASLFYGYIRGESITYNELLAVAFGLGFAGASFAVALPQAGQWYPPRLQGLVLGLAGAGNIGVVLDFLFAPKIAELWGWQAVFLVGGLLSLFIFILYLFMAKDAPPSVYKPRPKKIGEYLKLLKDRDTWWFSLFYAVSFGGFVGFANYMKVYLMNTYQVDMSAFGAQYLGEENVKVVAGYFGALCIFAGAVLRPVGGGIADRMGGVKSLYIFFGAVTLLAVLNATVVHSFYFAILVLFLIMANLGMANGAVFQLVPQRFGKDMGIMTGIVGCAGGLGGTALIKTLGWSKGAFDGYAAGFFLFAGVVLLAIVGISLVKTRWRTTWGLTAGGRI, encoded by the coding sequence ATGAAATTCGGTGAACTCAAAACAGCAGGGCATTTCCCAACCCTGCTGGCGGCATTTCTATATTTCGATTTCAGTTTCATGGTCTGGACGATGCTTGGGCCGTTGGCGACAGAGATTTCCGAATCGCTTGCTATGAACGGTTTTGTCCTGACCCCTTCGCAGAAAGCCACCCTGTTGTCCATTCCGATTCTCTCCGGTGCGATATTGCGTATCGTACTGGGGTTCGGGGTCGATAAATTCGGGCCCAAAAAGACAGCACTGATGGCTCAGGCCATCGTCATCGCGTCGCTTTTTTACGGGTACATCCGTGGCGAAAGCATCACCTACAACGAATTGCTGGCCGTGGCCTTCGGCCTCGGTTTCGCCGGTGCCTCCTTCGCCGTGGCCCTTCCCCAGGCGGGGCAGTGGTATCCGCCCCGGCTCCAGGGGCTGGTTCTGGGATTGGCGGGAGCCGGCAACATCGGCGTCGTCCTCGACTTTCTCTTCGCGCCGAAAATCGCGGAGCTTTGGGGATGGCAGGCGGTTTTCCTGGTCGGCGGCCTCCTTTCGCTTTTCATTTTCATTCTCTACCTTTTCATGGCTAAAGACGCGCCGCCGAGTGTTTACAAACCCCGTCCCAAGAAGATCGGGGAGTACCTGAAGCTGCTCAAAGACAGGGATACCTGGTGGTTCAGCCTCTTCTACGCCGTCAGTTTCGGCGGATTCGTGGGGTTTGCTAACTACATGAAGGTCTACCTTATGAACACCTATCAGGTCGACATGAGCGCTTTCGGCGCCCAGTACCTGGGAGAGGAGAATGTGAAAGTCGTCGCCGGCTATTTCGGCGCGCTCTGCATCTTCGCCGGGGCGGTACTGCGGCCCGTGGGCGGCGGCATCGCCGACAGAATGGGCGGCGTGAAGTCGCTCTACATCTTTTTCGGCGCCGTGACACTGCTCGCTGTGCTCAACGCGACGGTGGTTCACAGCTTCTATTTCGCCATTTTGGTGCTCTTTCTCATCATGGCCAACCTGGGGATGGCCAACGGAGCCGTCTTTCAGCTGGTGCCCCAGCGCTTCGGAAAAGATATGGGCATCATGACCGGCATCGTCGGATGCGCCGGAGGCCTGGGCGGCACGGCGCTCATCAAGACGCTGGGATGGTCCAAAGGGGCCTTCGACGGCTACGCCGCCGGCTTCTTCCTTTTCGCCGGTGTCGTGTTGCTGGCCATCGTCGGCATCAGCCTGGTCAAGACCCGCTGGCGCACCACATGGGGACTGACGGCCGGGGGCAGAATCTGA
- a CDS encoding ammonium transporter, which yields MKKWILALPLLPAMAFADELNSGDTAWMIVATAFVMLMTPAGLALFYGGLTRGKNVLNTMGMSLAAYAVGTLVWVIAGYSIAFGDGDFIGTGKLMLSGIGADTLSGSIPELLFVAFQGTFAAITVAIASGSMIERVKFSTFVVFAALWILAVYAPVTHWAWGGGETLNFGEIDFAGGTVVHINAGVAGFVVAMILGRRKDYEKAAIKPFSPIFVVLGAMLLWFGWFGFNAGSEVAADGTAASAFLVTNVAASLGVIGWVLGEWIVFKKPTLVGGASGAVAGLVAITPASGTAGVGGAIIIGLVGGFLGFLAVSKIKKMFKVDDSLDAFWVHGLVGIWGSIATALFIAEYAMPENYSLGSQLVSQLEAVGLTVVYSGVVTAIVYFIASAVTGGGRVDEETETMGLDEAVHGERAMNL from the coding sequence ATGAAGAAATGGATACTGGCACTGCCTCTGCTTCCGGCCATGGCGTTCGCGGATGAGCTCAACAGCGGCGACACGGCCTGGATGATCGTCGCGACGGCTTTTGTCATGCTGATGACGCCGGCGGGACTGGCACTCTTCTACGGCGGCCTGACACGCGGCAAGAACGTGCTCAACACGATGGGCATGAGCCTGGCGGCCTACGCGGTCGGCACACTGGTCTGGGTGATCGCCGGCTACTCCATCGCCTTCGGCGACGGCGACTTCATCGGAACCGGCAAGCTGATGCTCTCGGGCATCGGCGCCGATACGTTGAGCGGGTCGATTCCCGAACTGCTCTTCGTCGCTTTCCAGGGGACTTTCGCCGCCATCACCGTGGCCATCGCCAGCGGTTCGATGATCGAGCGGGTCAAGTTCTCCACCTTCGTCGTCTTCGCGGCACTCTGGATTCTGGCGGTCTACGCACCGGTCACCCACTGGGCCTGGGGCGGCGGCGAGACACTCAACTTCGGCGAGATCGACTTCGCGGGCGGTACGGTCGTTCATATCAACGCGGGTGTCGCGGGCTTTGTCGTCGCGATGATTCTGGGACGCCGCAAAGATTACGAAAAAGCGGCCATCAAACCCTTCTCCCCCATCTTCGTGGTCCTGGGTGCGATGCTGCTGTGGTTCGGATGGTTCGGCTTCAACGCCGGGTCCGAAGTGGCGGCCGACGGTACGGCGGCTTCGGCGTTCCTGGTCACCAACGTGGCGGCCTCTTTGGGCGTCATCGGTTGGGTGCTGGGTGAGTGGATCGTCTTCAAAAAGCCCACACTCGTCGGCGGCGCTTCCGGTGCCGTCGCCGGTCTGGTCGCCATCACCCCCGCTTCCGGTACGGCCGGAGTGGGCGGCGCGATCATCATCGGCCTGGTCGGCGGCTTCCTGGGCTTCCTGGCCGTCTCCAAGATCAAGAAGATGTTCAAGGTCGACGATTCGCTGGATGCCTTCTGGGTCCACGGCCTGGTGGGTATCTGGGGCTCCATCGCCACGGCGCTCTTCATCGCCGAGTATGCGATGCCCGAAAACTACAGCCTGGGCAGCCAGCTTGTCAGCCAGCTCGAGGCGGTCGGTCTGACCGTTGTCTACAGCGGTGTCGTCACGGCGATCGTCTACTTCATCGCCTCGGCAGTCACCGGCGGCGGACGTGTGGACGAGGAGACCGAGACGATGGGTCTGGACGAAGCGGTCCACGGCGAACGCGCGATGAACCTGTAA
- a CDS encoding HD domain-containing protein, protein MIKPEFLHLLFSTASIDRWNDQIRPVDFVELDKQAHKMIIAWLLGRIEEEENGMRVDWPKLIGYGMVEFAYRAVVTDLKPPVFHHLLHHKKRELDNYVEKELLKVADERFMRRFHEYRASDEGELERRVLNAAHFLASRWEFEIIYDFHPKAYGVGEIKEKIDSEVEEYLDLTAVRRLELGKKSRNFLEICAMLRFQKRWAKTPRLPQTSVLGHMIFVAATGWLLSVEYGACERKMVNNFFAALFHDIAEALTRDIISPVKYGVEGLDELLQEYEKKVVEEKLLPLLPRYLRNDLRYYVTDEFADKIRPDGRVNIVTDKELMETKYNLDSYDGIDGSLIKVADHIGAFIEASASIANGVATSHLVSARDALTARYLDYKIYGIDIGALLRKL, encoded by the coding sequence ATGATCAAACCGGAATTTCTCCATCTACTCTTTTCTACAGCCAGTATCGACCGCTGGAACGATCAGATTCGACCCGTCGATTTCGTCGAGCTCGACAAACAGGCGCACAAGATGATCATCGCGTGGCTTCTTGGGCGAATCGAGGAAGAGGAGAACGGCATGAGGGTCGACTGGCCGAAGCTCATCGGCTACGGGATGGTGGAGTTCGCCTACCGTGCCGTCGTGACCGACCTCAAACCCCCTGTTTTTCATCACCTTCTCCATCATAAAAAGAGGGAGCTCGACAATTATGTCGAAAAAGAGCTTCTCAAAGTGGCCGATGAACGCTTTATGCGGCGGTTCCATGAGTATAGGGCATCCGACGAAGGCGAACTGGAGCGCCGGGTCCTCAATGCGGCCCATTTTCTGGCGAGCCGGTGGGAGTTCGAAATCATCTACGATTTCCATCCGAAAGCCTACGGCGTGGGAGAGATCAAGGAGAAGATCGATTCGGAAGTCGAGGAGTATCTCGACCTAACAGCCGTAAGGCGCCTGGAGCTTGGCAAAAAGAGCCGCAATTTTCTGGAAATCTGCGCGATGCTGAGATTTCAGAAACGGTGGGCGAAGACACCGAGGCTGCCGCAGACTTCGGTGCTTGGGCACATGATTTTCGTTGCGGCGACGGGATGGCTTCTGAGCGTGGAGTACGGCGCCTGCGAGAGAAAAATGGTCAACAACTTTTTCGCGGCCCTTTTCCACGACATTGCCGAGGCCCTGACACGGGATATCATTTCACCGGTCAAGTACGGGGTCGAAGGGCTCGACGAATTGCTGCAAGAGTATGAAAAAAAGGTGGTCGAAGAGAAACTGCTGCCGCTGCTGCCCAGGTACTTACGAAATGACCTGCGCTACTACGTCACCGACGAATTCGCCGACAAAATCCGTCCCGACGGCCGCGTGAATATCGTCACCGACAAGGAGCTGATGGAGACCAAGTACAATTTAGACAGCTACGACGGCATCGACGGGTCGCTCATCAAGGTGGCCGACCATATCGGTGCTTTCATCGAAGCGAGCGCTTCCATCGCCAACGGTGTGGCGACCTCCCATCTGGTGAGTGCCCGCGATGCGCTGACGGCCCGTTACCTTGATTACAAAATCTACGGTATCGACATCGGCGCGCTTTTGCGGAAACTCTGA